From Cucumis melo cultivar AY chromosome 1, USDA_Cmelo_AY_1.0, whole genome shotgun sequence, a single genomic window includes:
- the LOC103503169 gene encoding F-box/LRR-repeat protein 10 isoform X3 — translation MFDVSFFLRQNFARVWAMASEKLSSLEIGCIYSVTVTELLSQNLGAGNSMNRIVPSMWPNIEKLCLSVDYITDAMVGAISKGLISLTHLELQDAPIIEPRFSFDLTNVGLQQINQLSKLRHLSLVRSQEFLVTYFRRVNDLGILLMADGCADLESICLGGFCRVTDTGFRTILHTFSNLNKLRVFHGIQLTHLVFHDISATSLSLKHVSLRWCSLLTNDAVKNLSLNKDLSYLDLRDCRSLRDEALRAIGTIPKLKTLLLDGSDISDAGLSHLRPLIMSSLVSLSVRGCKKLTDKSITVLFDGLSKIELHVLDLSNLPYLSDAAILQLTRSKFAISELRLRQCPLIGDVSVMALASMQVNEDQRHGSSLRLLDLYNCGGLTQLSFKWLKNPYFPRMRWLGVTGSLHRDLVDALARSRPFLHVACHGEELGADHWDSSDSFYMHHYDEVDEFEQWLFDGEDDDDDDDIADDENDAELLL, via the coding sequence ATGTTTGATGTCTCGTTTTTCCTTCGTCAAAATTTTGCTCGAGTCTGGGCTATGGCTTCAGAAAAACTATCATCTCTGGAGATTGGCTGTATCTATTCTGTTACGGTCACCGAACTTCTCAGCCAAAATTTGGGTGCTGGTAATTCTATGAATCGGATTGTCCCATCCATGTGGCCTAACATTGAAAAGTTGTGCCTTTCAGTGGACTACATAACTGATGCTATGGTTGGTGCAATATCGAAAGGTCTTATCTCCTTGACTCATTTGGAACTACAAGATGCTCCCATCATTGAACCAAGATTTTCTTTTGACCTAACCAACGTTGGCCTTCAACAAATCAATCAGCTATCAAAATTGAGGCATCTTTCTTTGGTCCGAAGTCAGGAATTTCTTGTGACTTATTTTAGAAGAGTAAACGATCTGGGGATCCTCTTAATGGCTGACGGATGTGCTGATTTGGAAAGCATCTGTCTCGGGGGTTTTTGTCGCGTTACAGACACAGGGTTCCGGACAATTCTGCATACATTCTCTAATTTAAATAAGCTTAGGGTGTTCCATGGAATCCAATTAACCCATCTAGTTTTCCATGACATCTCTGCTACTTCCCTTTCCTTGAAACATGTCAGCTTAAGATGGTGCAGTCTCCTAACAAACGATGCCGTTAAGAACTTATCCTTGAACAAGGATCTAAGTTATCTTGACTTGAGAGATTGCAGAAGCCTTCGGGATGAAGCACTTCGAGCAATTGGAACTATTCCAAAACTGAAGACATTGCTTTTGGACGGGTCTGATATAAGTGATGCAGGTTTGTCTCACTTGAGACCCTTGATTATGAGCTCACTAGTTTCCTTGTCTGTTCGGGGTTGCAAGAAGCTTACAGATAAATCCATCACTGTCCTGTTTGATGGCTTATCTAAAATAGAATTACATGTATTAGATCTATCCAACCTTCCTTACCTGTCTGATGCTGCAATCTTACAACTAACCAGAAGCAAGTTTGCAATATCCGAACTCCGACTGCGTCAATGTCCACTCATTGGTGATGTCTCAGTCATGGCATTAGCCTCTATGCAGGTCAATGAAGACCAACGACACGGGAGTAGCTTGCGGCTGTTGGATTTGTACAACTGTGGGGGCCTTACACAGCTCTCGTTCAAGTGGTTGAAGAACCCATACTTTCCAAGGATGAGATGGTTGGGTGTGACAGGAAGTCTACATCGCGACTTGGTAGATGCTTTAGCTAGAAGTAGACCGTTCTTGCATGTAGCATGTCATGGTGAGGAGTTGGGTGCCGACCATTGGGATAGCTCAGACAGTTTCTATATGCACCACTATGATGAGGTGGATGAATTTGAACAATGGCTCTTTGATGGTGAGGACGATGATGATGATGACGATATAGCAGATGATGAAAATGATGCAGAGCTACTCCTATGA